The genomic region GTTGGCTGATACGCTGGTGATGCCGTGCTCGACAAGCCAGGCTGCCATCTTCGGATCTGAGCCGGCCTGGCCGCAGATCGAGCATTCGACATTGTATGCCCGGCACACCTGGATTGCATTGTGGATCAGGGAGAGGACGGCCGGGTGCTGGGGGTTGTACATGTCGGCAACGTTCTCGTTGTTCCGGTCAATGGCAAGGGTGTACTGGATCAGGTCGTTGGTACCGAACGAGGCGAACTTGATCCCGGCATGGATGAAGTCCTCAATCATGATCGCGCTTGAGGGGATCTCGATCATGATGCCGAGATCCACGTTCTCGACATCCACGCCGCAGGCCCGCATCATCTCTTTTGCGGCGATAAACTGGTCGGGGTGGGAGACCATCGGGAACATGATGCCGAGGTTGTCGTATCCCTCCTTCCAGAGGCGCTGGAAGGACTCGACCTGGAGCCGGAACTGGTCGGGGCTCTGGAGATCCCGGCGGATGCCTCTCCAGCCGAGCATAGGGTTGTGCTCGTGCGGCTCGCTCTCGCCGCCTTTCATGTTCCGGAACTCGTCGGTCGGGGCATCCAGGGTCCGGACCCAGACGGTCTTACCCGGGAATGCATCGAGCACGATCTTGATGCCGTCGTGGAGCTCCTTGACGAACTCCTCTTCCTTGTTGTTCTGGATGAACCAGCCGGGGGTCTTGTTGAGGCCGAGGATCAGGTGCTCGATCCGGAGGAGCCCGACGCCGTCTGCACCGGTTGCCGCTGCCCGGGCTGCTGCCTCGGGGATGGAGACGTTCACTTTGACGCTCGTTGCGGTGATGATCGGGGCATGGGCGATGACCGCCTGCTGGGCGGCCCCGGCTGCGGGTACGGCTGCGGCCGATGCAACCGCGCCTTCGTAGATGAGACCCATCTCGCCGTCGACCGTGACGAGCTGCCCGTTCTTGAGGACTGACGTTGCCGTCTTGGTCCCGACAACGGCCGGCGTGCCCAGTTCCCGGCTCACGATTGCCGCATGGCAGGTCATCCCGCCTTCGTCGGTCACGATCGCCGCCACCTTGCGCATGGCCGGCACCATGTCCGGGTTGGTCATCTTCGTGACCAGGATGTCGCCTTCCTTGACCGATCCCGTATCCTTGACATCGCGGATGATCACGACTTTGCCTGAAGCTATGCCGGGTGCCGCACCCTGGCCTTTGATCAGAATGTTCGCGCTTGCTTTTTGTCCTGACATGCCCTTTGCCTCCTTCCTGCTGCCGATGGTTGTTATCGGCCGGGACTGGAGAATATAGAACGTTCCCTTGACGATACCCCACTCGACATCCTGCGGAACCCCGTAATGGTTCTCCGCGATCTTGCCGTACATCGCGAGCTTGGCAACCTCGGCATCCGAGAGCACCTGCGTGTCCTGCCGGTCCTTTGGCACATCGGCAAGTTTCGTGCCATGGTCGCCATCGGCAACGATCTCGACTATCTTGTTGGAGATGAACGTGTCGACGACTCTCTCCGTCCTCTGGTCAAAGACATATTTGTCGGGAGATACCGAGCCCGAGACCACGGCTTCCCCGAGACCCCAGGATCCCTCGATGATTGTTAAGGGTTCGCCCGATATCGGGTGGGAGGTGAACATCACACCGGCCTTCTCGGAATGGACGAGCTGCTGGACAACCACGGCGATATTGACGGTATTGTCATCGAATCCCTGTTTGGCCCGGTAATAGATGGCCCGCGCACCATAGAGCGATGCCCAGCATTTCTGGACTGAAAGAATGAGATTTGCATCGCCTTTGATATTCAGGTAGGTCTCCTGCTGGCCGGCAAAGCTGGCATCCGGCAGGTCTTCGGCAGTGGCGCTGGACCGCACTGCAACGATGAGATCGCCTGCGTCCATCTTATGGTAGGCTTTTTTGATCTCGTCCCGGAGTATTGCGGGCATCTTTGCCTTGAGGACCATAGCCTTTGCCTGTTCGGCTGCTTTCTCCAGTGCCTCGTTGTTCTCGACATCGAGCCGTTCGAACGACGCAAAAATCTTCTTTTCAAGACCGGTCTCGACTAAAAACCTGCGGAATGCCTGAGCAGTCACGACGAAGGCTTTCGGAACCGGAAGGCCGATGGACGCCATCTCTCCAAGAGACGCCCCCTTGCCCCCCACCGAAATAATATCCTCCTTCCTGATCTCCTCGAGCCAGAGAATATTGGGCACATCTTTCATTGCTCGCACCACTTATGATCTCATCTCCCGCCACTTTAATAATTATCATACCGTGTTTTTGCCGGGCCGGAAAACCCGCGGGAACGGATCCG from uncultured Methanoregula sp. harbors:
- the ppsA gene encoding phosphoenolpyruvate synthase codes for the protein MKDVPNILWLEEIRKEDIISVGGKGASLGEMASIGLPVPKAFVVTAQAFRRFLVETGLEKKIFASFERLDVENNEALEKAAEQAKAMVLKAKMPAILRDEIKKAYHKMDAGDLIVAVRSSATAEDLPDASFAGQQETYLNIKGDANLILSVQKCWASLYGARAIYYRAKQGFDDNTVNIAVVVQQLVHSEKAGVMFTSHPISGEPLTIIEGSWGLGEAVVSGSVSPDKYVFDQRTERVVDTFISNKIVEIVADGDHGTKLADVPKDRQDTQVLSDAEVAKLAMYGKIAENHYGVPQDVEWGIVKGTFYILQSRPITTIGSRKEAKGMSGQKASANILIKGQGAAPGIASGKVVIIRDVKDTGSVKEGDILVTKMTNPDMVPAMRKVAAIVTDEGGMTCHAAIVSRELGTPAVVGTKTATSVLKNGQLVTVDGEMGLIYEGAVASAAAVPAAGAAQQAVIAHAPIITATSVKVNVSIPEAAARAAATGADGVGLLRIEHLILGLNKTPGWFIQNNKEEEFVKELHDGIKIVLDAFPGKTVWVRTLDAPTDEFRNMKGGESEPHEHNPMLGWRGIRRDLQSPDQFRLQVESFQRLWKEGYDNLGIMFPMVSHPDQFIAAKEMMRACGVDVENVDLGIMIEIPSSAIMIEDFIHAGIKFASFGTNDLIQYTLAIDRNNENVADMYNPQHPAVLSLIHNAIQVCRAYNVECSICGQAGSDPKMAAWLVEHGITSVSANIDAIAKIREAVAKTEKRIILEAARTKDAE